A section of the Cryobacterium soli genome encodes:
- the argF gene encoding ornithine carbamoyltransferase, with product MTRHFLRDDDISPAEQAEILDLALELKRDRFAVQPLAGPKTVAVIFDKSSTRTRVSFAVGIADLGGSPLIISTASSQLGGKETAADTARVLERQVAAIVWRTYGQAGLEEMALGTTVPVVNALSDDFHPCQLLADLLTIREHRGDLAGQTLTFLGDGACNMAQSYLLAGATAGMHVRIASPAGYTPSAQVVADAEAIAARTGGSVALFTDPAEAVTGVDVVITDTWVSMGKEEEKATRLGSLGGYRVDADLMGLAKADAHFMHCLPADRGYEVTADVIDGPQSIIWDEAENRLHAQKALLVWLLARNAR from the coding sequence GTGACCCGCCATTTCCTGCGCGACGACGACATCTCACCGGCCGAACAGGCCGAGATCCTCGATCTGGCCCTGGAACTGAAGCGAGACCGATTCGCGGTCCAGCCCCTGGCCGGACCGAAAACCGTCGCCGTGATCTTCGACAAGTCCTCCACCCGCACGCGCGTCTCGTTCGCGGTCGGCATCGCCGACCTCGGCGGCAGCCCGCTGATCATCAGCACCGCGAGCAGCCAGCTGGGCGGCAAGGAAACCGCCGCGGACACGGCCCGGGTGCTTGAACGCCAGGTCGCCGCGATCGTCTGGCGCACCTACGGCCAGGCCGGACTCGAGGAAATGGCGTTGGGCACCACGGTTCCCGTCGTCAACGCGCTCTCCGACGACTTCCACCCCTGCCAGCTGCTCGCCGACCTGCTCACCATCCGTGAGCACCGCGGCGACCTCGCCGGACAGACCCTCACCTTCCTCGGCGACGGCGCCTGCAACATGGCGCAGTCGTACCTGCTCGCCGGCGCGACCGCGGGTATGCACGTACGCATCGCCTCGCCGGCCGGGTACACGCCCTCCGCGCAGGTCGTCGCCGACGCCGAGGCCATCGCCGCCCGCACCGGCGGCTCTGTGGCCCTGTTCACCGACCCGGCCGAGGCCGTGACCGGCGTCGACGTGGTCATCACCGACACCTGGGTGTCGATGGGCAAGGAAGAAGAGAAGGCCACCCGGCTCGGCTCGCTCGGCGGTTACCGCGTCGACGCCGACCTGATGGGCCTGGCCAAGGCCGACGCCCACTTCATGCACTGCCTGCCCGCCGACCGCGGTTACGAAGTGACCGCGGACGTCATCGACGGCCCGCAGAGCATCATCTGGGACGAGGCGGAAAACCGCCTGCACGCCCAGAAGGCGCTGCTGGTCTGGCTGCTCGCGCGCAACGCGCGATAA
- a CDS encoding acetylornithine transaminase, protein MTWHERYDSAMMKTLAPPLAVLVRGEGCYVWDEHGTKYLDFLAGIAVNSLGHAHPEMVAAAQSQIGTLAHISNYFASPSQIELAERLKRLTGAGDAGRVYFCNSGAEANEAAFKLARLNTAGGRRSRILALHDSFHGRTMGALALTGKPLMRAPFQPVPGGVEHIDSTIEALERELDDTVAALFLEPVKGEAGVIDLPDGYLARARELCTQHGVLLIIDEVQTGAGRTGTWFAYEHANVLPDAVTLAKGIGGGVPIGALVTFGDTSDLFLRGQHGSTFGGNPFVTATANAVLGVIERDDLVGNARRRGEQIREIIARIDSPLITEVRGRGLLLGIGLAEPVALKLAAAALAEGLIVNAANESSIRMAPPLIVGDAELADFDERFRAALAVVTSSGLVSTSR, encoded by the coding sequence ATGACCTGGCACGAACGTTACGACTCGGCGATGATGAAGACCCTGGCGCCCCCGCTGGCCGTGCTGGTGCGCGGTGAGGGCTGCTACGTCTGGGACGAGCACGGCACGAAATACCTCGACTTCCTGGCCGGCATCGCGGTCAACTCCCTCGGCCACGCGCATCCCGAGATGGTCGCCGCCGCGCAGAGCCAGATCGGCACGCTCGCGCACATCTCCAACTACTTCGCGTCCCCGTCGCAGATCGAACTGGCCGAGCGCCTCAAGCGCCTCACCGGTGCGGGCGACGCGGGCAGGGTGTACTTCTGCAACTCCGGCGCCGAGGCCAACGAGGCGGCATTCAAACTCGCCCGGCTCAACACCGCCGGCGGCCGCCGCAGCCGCATCCTCGCGCTGCACGACTCGTTCCACGGCCGCACCATGGGCGCCCTCGCGCTCACCGGTAAGCCACTGATGCGCGCCCCGTTCCAGCCCGTGCCCGGCGGTGTGGAGCACATCGACAGCACCATCGAGGCGCTCGAACGTGAACTCGACGACACCGTGGCCGCCCTGTTCCTCGAACCCGTCAAGGGTGAGGCCGGCGTCATCGACCTGCCCGACGGCTACCTGGCCCGGGCCCGCGAACTGTGCACCCAGCACGGCGTGCTCCTGATCATCGACGAGGTGCAGACCGGGGCCGGCCGCACGGGCACATGGTTCGCCTACGAGCACGCCAATGTGCTGCCGGATGCCGTGACGCTCGCCAAGGGCATCGGCGGGGGAGTGCCCATCGGGGCGCTGGTCACCTTCGGCGACACCAGCGACCTGTTCCTGCGCGGGCAGCACGGCTCCACCTTCGGCGGCAACCCGTTCGTGACCGCCACGGCCAACGCCGTGCTGGGTGTCATCGAGCGCGACGACCTCGTCGGCAACGCCCGTCGCCGCGGCGAGCAGATCCGGGAGATCATCGCCCGCATCGACTCGCCCCTCATCACCGAAGTGCGCGGCCGCGGACTGCTGCTGGGCATCGGCCTGGCCGAACCGGTGGCGCTCAAGCTGGCCGCCGCGGCCCTCGCCGAAGGCCTCATCGTGAACGCCGCGAACGAATCCAGCATCCGGATGGCGCCCCCACTGATCGTGGGCGACGCCGAGCTGGCCGATTTCGACGAGCGGTTCCGGGCCGCCCTGGCGGTCGTGACCAGTTCAGGGCTCGTCTCCACCAGCAGATAA
- the argB gene encoding acetylglutamate kinase has translation MSTDLPTPSAAPVPPVPTLDDVDNTPAEAKVKAATLIEALPWLKKFHDEIIVVKFGGNAMVSEELQRAFAEDMVYLRYAGIRPVVVHGGGPQISAMLARLGIESEFRGGYRVTTPEAMDVVRMVLTGQINRDLVSHINAHGPLAAGLSGEDAGLFRGRRRGVVIDGEEVDLGLVGDVIGVDPEAVHAQLNAGRIPVVSSIAPDTDQPGQSLNVNADAAAAALAVSLNAAKLVILTDVAGLYSDWPNRDSLVSVIDVDALRALLPDLESGMIPKMTACLDAVEGGVAKAAIIDGRVPHSILVEIFTGSGIGTEVVPA, from the coding sequence ATGAGCACCGACCTGCCCACCCCCTCCGCCGCTCCGGTCCCGCCGGTGCCCACCCTCGACGATGTCGACAACACGCCGGCCGAGGCCAAGGTCAAGGCCGCCACGTTGATCGAGGCGCTGCCCTGGCTCAAGAAGTTCCACGACGAGATCATCGTGGTCAAGTTCGGCGGCAACGCCATGGTCAGCGAGGAACTGCAGCGCGCGTTCGCCGAGGACATGGTCTACCTGCGCTACGCGGGCATCCGCCCCGTCGTCGTGCACGGCGGCGGCCCGCAGATCTCGGCGATGCTCGCCCGGCTCGGCATCGAGAGCGAGTTCCGCGGCGGCTACCGGGTGACCACCCCCGAGGCCATGGACGTGGTGCGCATGGTGCTCACCGGCCAGATCAACCGCGACCTGGTCAGCCACATCAACGCGCACGGCCCGTTGGCCGCCGGCCTCAGCGGCGAAGACGCCGGCCTGTTCCGCGGACGTCGCCGCGGTGTGGTCATCGACGGTGAAGAGGTCGACCTCGGCCTGGTCGGCGACGTCATCGGCGTGGACCCCGAGGCCGTGCACGCGCAGTTGAACGCCGGGCGCATCCCGGTCGTGTCATCCATCGCGCCCGACACCGACCAGCCGGGCCAGTCCCTCAACGTCAATGCGGATGCCGCGGCCGCCGCCCTCGCTGTGTCGCTGAACGCGGCCAAGCTCGTGATCCTCACCGATGTGGCCGGGCTCTACAGCGACTGGCCCAACCGTGACTCCCTTGTGTCGGTCATCGACGTCGATGCCCTCCGCGCCCTGCTTCCCGATCTCGAATCGGGCATGATCCCCAAGATGACGGCCTGCCTGGACGCCGTCGAGGGTGGCGTCGCGAAAGCGGCGATCATCGACGGGCGAGTGCCGCACTCGATCCTCGTCGAGATCTTCACCGGCAGCGGTATCGGTACAGAGGTGGTTCCCGCATGA
- the argJ gene encoding bifunctional glutamate N-acetyltransferase/amino-acid acetyltransferase ArgJ codes for MSVTAPAGFAAAGVTAGLKKSGGLDLAIVSNLGPLANAATVFTSNRCKANPIIWSQQVMRDGRVSAIVLNSGGANCYTGTIGFQTTHATAEAVADQLQVSAGDVLVCSTGLIGEQLDLGKLTAGVLDAGLALRDTAASSSADAGLAAAQAIMTTDTRPKQATRLSPAGWTIGGMAKGAGMLAPGLATMLVVITTDAVLTSTQLDAALREATRVTFDRLDSDGCMSTNDTVSLLASGASGVDADPAEFAAALTELCRDLTLQLQGDAEGASHDVAITVRNSASETEAVTVARAVSRSNLFKAAIYGNDPNWGRVLAAVGTIPEADAAFDPYGIDVAINGIQVCTAGEPDQPRELVDLTPRAVSVVIDLHAGTAGATIWTNDLTHDYVEENSAYSS; via the coding sequence GTGAGCGTCACAGCCCCCGCCGGATTCGCCGCCGCCGGCGTCACCGCCGGCCTCAAGAAGTCCGGTGGCCTCGACCTGGCCATCGTGTCGAACCTCGGCCCGCTCGCCAACGCCGCCACGGTGTTCACCAGCAACCGCTGCAAGGCCAACCCGATCATCTGGAGCCAGCAGGTCATGCGTGACGGCCGGGTCAGCGCGATCGTGCTGAATTCCGGCGGCGCCAACTGCTACACCGGCACCATCGGTTTCCAGACCACGCACGCCACCGCCGAGGCCGTGGCCGACCAGCTGCAGGTCTCCGCCGGTGACGTGCTCGTCTGCTCCACCGGGCTGATCGGCGAACAGCTCGATCTGGGCAAGCTCACCGCCGGGGTACTCGACGCCGGCCTCGCGCTCCGCGACACCGCCGCCTCGTCCTCCGCCGACGCCGGGCTCGCCGCCGCCCAGGCGATCATGACCACCGACACCCGGCCCAAGCAGGCCACCCGCCTCTCCCCGGCCGGCTGGACCATCGGCGGCATGGCCAAGGGCGCAGGCATGCTCGCGCCCGGCCTGGCCACCATGCTCGTCGTGATCACCACCGATGCCGTCCTCACCTCGACGCAGCTGGATGCGGCGCTCCGCGAAGCCACCCGGGTCACCTTCGACCGGCTCGACTCCGACGGCTGCATGTCCACCAACGACACGGTGAGCCTGCTCGCCTCCGGCGCCAGCGGCGTCGACGCCGACCCGGCCGAGTTCGCCGCCGCGCTCACCGAGCTCTGCCGCGACCTCACCCTGCAGCTGCAGGGCGACGCCGAGGGCGCCTCGCACGACGTGGCGATCACGGTGCGCAACTCCGCGTCCGAGACCGAGGCCGTCACGGTGGCCCGCGCGGTCTCCCGCAGCAACCTGTTCAAGGCCGCGATCTACGGCAACGACCCCAACTGGGGCCGGGTGCTCGCCGCGGTGGGCACCATCCCCGAAGCGGATGCGGCGTTCGACCCCTACGGCATCGACGTGGCCATCAACGGCATCCAGGTGTGCACGGCCGGCGAGCCCGACCAGCCACGCGAACTCGTGGACCTCACCCCCCGGGCCGTGTCCGTGGTCATCGACCTGCACGCGGGCACCGCCGGCGCCACAATCTGGACCAACGACCTCACCCACGACTACGTCGAAGAGAACAGCGCATACTCGAGCTGA
- the argC gene encoding N-acetyl-gamma-glutamyl-phosphate reductase yields MVFSVAVAGASGYAGGELLRLLAAHPDFEVRTVTAHSNSGQRLVDVQPHLRSLSHLVLGDTDATTLSGHDVVFLALPHGASGALTAELPADTLVVDCGADHRLESEADWAAFYGGDYFGAWAYGVPELPVDGGRQRDRLVGARRIAAPGCNASTVALALAPGILAGVIEAADIVAVLAVGPSGAGKSLKVPNLAAEILGSANPYAVGGTHRHIPEIQQSLRWAGAIAPTVSFTPVIVPMSRGILATSTARLVPGTSAAAVRAAWESAYADEPFVHLLPSGQFPRTADVLGANTALIGLAIDEAAGRVITVTAVDNLVKGTAGAAIQSANIALGLPETRGLSTNGVAP; encoded by the coding sequence ATGGTCTTTTCGGTAGCGGTAGCCGGCGCAAGCGGGTATGCGGGCGGTGAGCTGCTGCGTCTGCTGGCCGCTCACCCCGATTTCGAGGTGCGCACGGTCACCGCGCACAGCAACTCCGGCCAGCGCCTGGTCGACGTGCAACCGCACCTGCGATCCCTCTCCCACCTCGTGCTGGGCGACACCGATGCCACGACCCTGTCCGGTCACGACGTCGTCTTCCTCGCCCTGCCGCACGGAGCCTCCGGCGCCTTGACCGCCGAGCTGCCCGCCGACACCCTCGTGGTGGACTGCGGCGCGGACCACCGGCTGGAGAGCGAGGCCGACTGGGCCGCGTTCTACGGCGGCGACTACTTCGGCGCCTGGGCCTACGGGGTGCCAGAGCTTCCCGTGGACGGCGGCCGCCAGCGCGACCGCCTGGTGGGCGCCCGGCGGATCGCGGCACCCGGCTGCAACGCCAGCACCGTGGCCCTCGCCCTGGCGCCGGGCATCCTGGCCGGCGTGATCGAGGCCGCCGACATCGTGGCCGTGCTCGCCGTGGGTCCCTCCGGCGCCGGCAAGAGCCTCAAGGTGCCCAACCTGGCCGCCGAGATCCTCGGCTCCGCCAACCCCTACGCCGTCGGCGGCACCCACCGGCACATCCCCGAGATCCAGCAGAGCCTGCGCTGGGCCGGCGCCATCGCCCCCACGGTGTCGTTCACACCGGTGATCGTGCCGATGTCGCGCGGCATCCTGGCCACCTCGACCGCCCGGCTCGTGCCGGGAACCAGCGCTGCCGCCGTGCGTGCGGCCTGGGAGTCGGCCTACGCCGACGAGCCATTCGTGCACCTGCTGCCCAGCGGCCAGTTCCCGCGCACCGCAGACGTGCTCGGTGCCAACACCGCCCTGATCGGCCTCGCGATCGACGAGGCCGCCGGCCGGGTGATCACGGTCACCGCCGTCGACAACCTGGTCAAGGGCACCGCCGGCGCCGCCATCCAATCCGCCAACATTGCCCTGGGGCTGCCGGAAACCCGCGGCCTCAGCACGAATGGAGTTGCCCCGTGA
- the pheT gene encoding phenylalanine--tRNA ligase subunit beta encodes MRVPLSWLGEFVDLTPGTTPEDVHAALVSVGLEEEEIHRFELTGPIVVGQVLEFVGEEQTNGKTINWCQVRVAADGELAADGGPAIHGIVCGAHNFVVGDKVVVTLPGAVLPGPFPIAPRKTYGHVSDGMIASARELGLGDEHAGILVLGDLGLDPEIGTDAISLLGLDDSAVEINVTPDRGYAFSIRGVAREYSHATGATFRDPALAVTATASTEVFPVSIDDAAPIRGRIGASVFVTRVVRGVDPSRPTPAWLIARLKLAGIRSISLIVDITNYVMIELGQPIHGYDLDKLTGGLLVRRAQPGEKLVTLDDVTRTLNPEDLLITDGSGPIGLAGVMGGATTEIGTGTTNVLIEAANFDPVSIARTARRHKLPSEASRRFERGVDPEVAAVAAARVVQLLVELAGGVADGLGSLHDATPERAAIDLPTGFVSGLIGLEYTREEVRTSLAEIGASMTETTDGLAVTAPSWRPDLTDKWTLAEEVARIVGYDRIPSVLPVAPPGRGLTRTQQLKRSVATVLAATGHTEVLAYPFVAEKANNLFGDPVSTTVPQIKVANPLDGEAPFMRTSMLPGLLQIAHRNLSRGLTDLAIFELGSVFRPVAGVGYGSAVVPPAAVRPSIEVEAQLNAGIPPQPFTAGIVLLGNTVRHQPGQAPITASWQDALTAVNQISLAVGLPIQVRQGTHKAMHPGRTAELFVSTDAGELSVGYAGELLPAVAKDADLPAVVAVVELDLSAVFAQVTGELQATVIGTKPAATQDLSLVVDAHVAAGAVLDAVREGSGELLESIELVDDYRGTGIEPGQKSLTFALRFRAPDRTLTAAEASDAKLAGVQLAAARHGAHLRE; translated from the coding sequence ATGCGCGTTCCTCTGAGCTGGCTCGGCGAATTCGTCGACCTCACCCCCGGCACCACACCCGAAGACGTCCACGCGGCGCTCGTGAGCGTGGGCCTGGAGGAAGAAGAGATCCACCGCTTCGAGTTGACCGGACCCATCGTGGTCGGCCAGGTTCTCGAGTTCGTCGGTGAAGAGCAGACCAACGGCAAGACCATCAACTGGTGCCAGGTGCGCGTGGCAGCGGATGGCGAACTCGCCGCCGACGGCGGCCCCGCCATCCACGGCATTGTCTGCGGTGCGCACAACTTCGTCGTCGGCGACAAGGTCGTCGTGACCCTGCCCGGCGCTGTGCTGCCCGGCCCGTTCCCGATCGCGCCCCGCAAGACCTACGGCCACGTGTCCGACGGCATGATCGCGTCGGCCCGGGAGCTCGGCCTCGGCGACGAGCACGCCGGCATCCTGGTGCTCGGCGACCTCGGTCTCGACCCTGAAATCGGCACGGATGCGATCAGCCTGCTGGGCCTGGACGACTCCGCCGTCGAGATCAACGTCACCCCCGATCGCGGCTACGCGTTCTCCATCCGCGGCGTGGCCCGCGAATACTCGCACGCCACCGGTGCGACCTTCCGCGACCCGGCCCTCGCAGTCACCGCGACAGCCTCCACCGAGGTCTTCCCGGTCTCGATCGACGATGCGGCTCCCATCCGCGGCCGTATCGGCGCGAGCGTCTTCGTGACCCGCGTGGTGCGCGGCGTCGACCCCAGCCGGCCGACTCCGGCCTGGCTGATCGCCCGGCTCAAGCTGGCCGGCATCCGTTCGATCTCGCTGATCGTGGACATCACCAACTACGTGATGATCGAACTCGGCCAGCCGATCCACGGCTACGACCTCGACAAGCTCACCGGCGGACTCCTTGTGCGCCGTGCACAGCCGGGCGAGAAGCTCGTCACCCTCGACGACGTCACCCGCACCCTCAACCCTGAAGACCTGCTGATCACCGACGGGTCCGGCCCCATCGGCCTGGCCGGCGTGATGGGCGGAGCGACCACAGAGATCGGCACCGGAACGACCAACGTGCTGATCGAGGCCGCGAACTTCGACCCGGTGTCGATCGCGCGCACCGCCCGTCGGCACAAGCTGCCCAGCGAGGCCTCGCGTCGTTTCGAACGCGGCGTCGACCCCGAGGTCGCCGCCGTCGCGGCCGCCCGTGTGGTGCAGCTGCTCGTGGAGCTCGCCGGGGGAGTGGCCGACGGACTCGGCTCGCTGCACGACGCGACCCCCGAGCGCGCCGCCATCGACCTGCCCACCGGTTTCGTCTCCGGCCTCATCGGCCTGGAGTACACGCGTGAGGAGGTGCGCACCTCGCTGGCCGAGATCGGCGCCTCGATGACGGAAACAACCGACGGCCTGGCCGTGACCGCGCCGAGCTGGCGCCCGGACCTGACCGACAAGTGGACCCTCGCCGAGGAAGTCGCCCGTATCGTCGGCTACGACCGCATCCCCTCGGTGCTGCCCGTCGCCCCGCCCGGCCGTGGCCTCACCCGCACCCAGCAGCTCAAGCGCTCGGTCGCGACGGTGCTCGCCGCCACCGGCCACACCGAGGTACTGGCCTACCCGTTCGTCGCCGAGAAGGCCAACAACCTCTTCGGTGACCCGGTAAGCACGACGGTGCCGCAGATCAAGGTGGCCAACCCGCTCGACGGTGAGGCGCCCTTCATGCGCACCTCGATGCTGCCCGGCCTGCTGCAGATCGCCCACCGCAACCTGTCGCGCGGCCTCACCGACCTGGCCATCTTCGAGCTCGGCTCGGTCTTCCGCCCCGTCGCGGGCGTCGGCTACGGCAGCGCCGTGGTGCCGCCGGCCGCCGTGCGCCCCAGCATTGAGGTCGAGGCCCAGCTGAACGCCGGCATCCCGCCGCAGCCGTTCACCGCCGGCATCGTGCTGCTCGGCAACACCGTGCGCCACCAGCCCGGCCAAGCGCCCATCACCGCGTCCTGGCAGGACGCCCTCACGGCCGTGAACCAGATCAGCCTGGCCGTCGGCCTGCCGATCCAGGTTCGTCAGGGCACCCACAAGGCCATGCACCCCGGCCGCACCGCCGAGCTCTTCGTGAGCACGGATGCGGGGGAGCTCTCGGTCGGCTACGCGGGCGAACTGCTGCCCGCGGTGGCCAAAGACGCCGACCTGCCCGCAGTGGTCGCGGTCGTCGAACTCGACCTGTCCGCCGTGTTCGCCCAGGTGACCGGTGAGCTGCAGGCCACCGTGATCGGCACCAAGCCCGCCGCCACCCAGGACCTTTCGCTCGTCGTCGACGCCCACGTCGCCGCCGGCGCCGTGCTGGACGCCGTGCGCGAGGGCAGCGGAGAGCTGTTGGAGAGCATCGAACTGGTCGACGACTACCGCGGTACCGGCATCGAGCCGGGCCAGAAGTCGCTCACCTTCGCCCTGCGCTTCCGCGCACCCGACCGCACTCTCACCGCGGCCGAGGCCAGCGACGCCAAGCTGGCCGGCGTGCAGCTCGCCGCCGCCCGCCACGGAGCGCACCTGCGCGAGTAG
- the pheS gene encoding phenylalanine--tRNA ligase subunit alpha, translating into MSAPTEITEPVVTAAVDAALAAIESATDSAALKAVRSAHVGEASPLAVLNALMRSVPGDQKAAAGKLVGQARARVTQALNAREAQIVEAEATAQLAAETVDVTAAASTWRAGARHPLTLLQERVSDVFVGMGWEVAEGPELESEWFNFDALNFDEDHPARAMQDTFFIDPPEAHLVLRTHTSPVQMRALLGNEPPVYRISPGRVYRTDELDATHTPVFHQIEGIAVDKGLTMAHLRGTLDHFVKALFGEEAKVRLRPNYFPFTEPSAELDLWHPTFKDGARWIEWGGCGMVNANVLRSAGIDPEVYSGFAFGVGVERALMFRNDVKDMHDMVEGDVRFSQQYGMTV; encoded by the coding sequence GTGTCTGCCCCCACTGAAATCACCGAACCCGTCGTCACCGCGGCCGTCGATGCCGCCCTCGCGGCGATCGAGTCCGCGACTGACTCCGCCGCCCTCAAGGCCGTGCGCTCGGCGCACGTCGGCGAGGCTTCCCCGCTGGCCGTCCTGAACGCCCTCATGCGCAGCGTGCCCGGCGACCAGAAGGCCGCCGCCGGCAAGCTCGTCGGCCAGGCCCGCGCCCGGGTCACCCAGGCGCTGAACGCCCGTGAAGCCCAGATCGTCGAGGCCGAGGCCACCGCCCAGCTCGCCGCCGAGACCGTGGACGTCACCGCCGCCGCCTCCACCTGGCGGGCCGGCGCCCGGCACCCGCTCACCCTGCTGCAGGAACGCGTCTCGGACGTGTTCGTGGGCATGGGCTGGGAGGTCGCCGAAGGCCCAGAGCTCGAGAGCGAATGGTTCAACTTCGACGCGCTCAACTTCGACGAGGACCACCCGGCCCGCGCCATGCAGGACACCTTCTTCATCGACCCGCCCGAGGCGCACCTGGTGCTGCGCACTCACACTTCGCCCGTGCAGATGCGCGCGCTGCTGGGCAATGAACCGCCCGTCTACCGCATCTCTCCAGGCCGCGTCTATCGCACCGACGAGCTCGATGCCACGCATACCCCGGTCTTCCACCAGATCGAGGGCATCGCCGTGGACAAGGGCCTCACCATGGCCCACCTGCGCGGCACGCTCGACCACTTCGTCAAGGCCCTGTTCGGCGAGGAGGCCAAGGTGCGCCTGCGCCCCAACTACTTCCCGTTCACCGAGCCGAGCGCAGAGCTCGACCTCTGGCACCCCACCTTCAAGGACGGTGCCCGCTGGATCGAGTGGGGTGGCTGCGGCATGGTCAACGCCAATGTGCTGCGCTCGGCCGGGATCGACCCCGAGGTCTACTCCGGATTCGCGTTCGGCGTGGGTGTCGAACGAGCACTGATGTTCCGCAACGATGTGAAGGATATGCACGACATGGTCGAAGGCGACGTTCGGTTCAGCCAGCAGTACGGGATGACCGTCTGA
- a CDS encoding amino acid ABC transporter permease, translating into MSSVLYDAPGPKARARSRLMSIIGSVLILGLLTWLVLALGAPKASANGAVQPGMWDITRWDVFTDVQVWRRIGLGVLATLKMAGVAAVFALVLGVVFSFARSAEHKLLRVPSTIILEFVRGMPVLLMMLFVLLVFSTGSFWAGVAALSVYNGAIIGEALRAGINSLPRGQREAGLAIGLSPISTRFRIEFPQAFRQMLPIIIAQLVVLLKDTSLAFIVGYEELLRIGVYNLPNFFGQRYQFSFFLVVLAIYLAMNLSLSWLARIIARRSGPKAGQLIDPLAPEPIPDTSVAGGTTAGGSATAGGPAGSAASR; encoded by the coding sequence ATGAGTTCTGTTCTGTACGACGCCCCCGGACCCAAGGCCCGGGCCCGGTCTCGACTGATGTCGATAATCGGCAGCGTCCTCATCCTGGGATTGCTGACCTGGCTCGTTCTCGCCCTCGGTGCGCCCAAGGCCAGCGCCAACGGTGCCGTTCAGCCCGGCATGTGGGACATCACCCGATGGGATGTCTTCACCGACGTCCAGGTCTGGCGTCGCATCGGCTTGGGCGTGCTGGCCACCCTGAAGATGGCTGGAGTCGCCGCAGTCTTCGCGCTGGTTCTCGGCGTCGTGTTCTCGTTCGCCCGCTCGGCCGAGCACAAGCTGCTCCGCGTACCGTCCACCATCATTCTCGAATTCGTTCGGGGCATGCCCGTCCTGCTCATGATGCTCTTCGTCCTCCTGGTGTTCTCCACCGGGTCGTTCTGGGCCGGTGTGGCCGCACTGTCCGTGTACAACGGTGCGATCATCGGAGAGGCGCTGCGTGCCGGCATCAACTCCCTGCCGCGCGGGCAGCGCGAAGCCGGGCTCGCCATCGGCCTGAGCCCGATCTCGACCCGCTTCCGGATCGAGTTTCCCCAGGCCTTCCGGCAGATGCTGCCGATCATCATCGCGCAACTCGTCGTGTTGCTGAAAGACACCTCACTGGCCTTCATCGTCGGCTATGAGGAACTCCTCCGTATCGGCGTCTATAACCTGCCCAACTTCTTCGGTCAGCGTTACCAGTTCTCCTTCTTCCTCGTGGTGCTCGCCATCTACCTGGCGATGAACCTGTCACTGTCCTGGCTCGCGCGAATCATCGCACGGCGATCCGGGCCCAAAGCCGGACAACTGATCGACCCGTTGGCTCCCGAGCCCATTCCGGACACCTCGGTGGCCGGGGGAACGACTGCCGGCGGCAGTGCTACTGCTGGCGGTCCCGCCGGCTCCGCCGCCAGCCGCTGA
- a CDS encoding amino acid ABC transporter permease yields MDAVIENLPVFLEGFKNTLGLLLISGSGALVLGVLVAALRISPVGSFRAFATGYTELVRNTPLTLVLFFCANTLPYLQYNPGFFTLAAIGLTVYTSPFVAEALRSGINGVPVGQAEAARSVGLTFGQSLSYIIMPQAVRMVIPPLINVFIALTKNTSVAGAFFVFELFGAGRRVVNDRGDAVIAILLAVAFFYLIITITLGQIAARVEKKLAVLR; encoded by the coding sequence TTGGACGCAGTCATCGAAAACCTGCCGGTGTTTCTGGAAGGCTTCAAGAACACGCTCGGGTTGCTGTTGATTTCTGGCAGCGGAGCGCTCGTACTGGGCGTCCTGGTGGCGGCCCTGCGCATCTCGCCCGTGGGGTCCTTTCGCGCCTTCGCGACCGGGTACACCGAGCTGGTGCGCAACACCCCCCTCACCCTCGTTCTGTTCTTCTGCGCGAACACCCTGCCCTACCTGCAGTACAACCCGGGCTTCTTCACCTTGGCCGCGATCGGGCTGACCGTCTACACATCGCCGTTCGTCGCTGAAGCTCTGCGTTCGGGGATCAACGGTGTTCCCGTCGGACAGGCCGAAGCGGCTCGCAGCGTCGGTCTCACCTTCGGCCAGTCGCTGAGCTACATCATCATGCCGCAGGCCGTGCGCATGGTGATCCCGCCCCTGATCAACGTCTTCATCGCCCTCACCAAGAACACCTCGGTCGCCGGAGCCTTCTTCGTGTTCGAACTCTTCGGGGCCGGTCGCCGGGTCGTCAACGATCGTGGTGACGCCGTCATCGCGATTCTTCTCGCCGTGGCGTTCTTCTACCTGATCATCACCATCACGCTCGGGCAGATAGCTGCGCGAGTGGAAAAGAAACTGGCGGTGCTGCGATGA